DNA from Sorex araneus isolate mSorAra2 chromosome 6, mSorAra2.pri, whole genome shotgun sequence:
GCGCACCTCTGCTCCTGGCTGTAGAAACACTTGTCCCAATACTGTGCCAGTTCTACTCGGATGGCCTCAATCACCTTCTTTATGTTTTGCCTCTTGAGTTCTTCCAACCGATCCACTTCTGATTGGAGCTGAGAGAAACAAAGTCATGAAGATGCCTCTGAGACTCACTCACACGGACTCACTGGTTCACAGCGCACAGCTAGAGGACACGGCCCTACCTGCCAGGCCACCCTTTCCTGGAATTGCCCAGGTGCGGGCGCATGCACCAGGCTGAGGCGGCCACACTCTCGGGGCTCTTACCACTTTCCGGACCTTGCTCTTGGAGCCCGTCATAACCGTAGCCATTGCATCCCTCTCTTCTACAGGGATCTGCAACCTGTTCCAGAGCTCTCGGATCTGAGTACGCAGCCCCTCACAGGCCGCTTCATTCTGTGACTTGCGTGTTTCCAGCTGAAACAGAAGCCAGGTGGTTGCAAACCAGCCTTGGGGGCAGGCAGGCTCCCCATGCCCACTAGGGAAGACATCCCTCTATTTGGGAAGGGTACTGAATAGAATCCAAGCCACAAGATTCGAACTCCTGTTTTGGCTTTTGGCCcactccagggttactcctggcagtacttgggggaagaCGAGgggcccaggattgaacctgggtctcctgcacacAAGGCATGAAAAGTCGCTttaacccactgagctatcttttcAGTACAAGATTCATATCTTCAAACAAAAACTACTCAAGggcacaccctacagtgctcagctGTCACACGTGGTGCTGCTCCAGGACCaaggcaagacaagcactttcaCCCCTTGGTACAGCCCAAAATTGTTCTTCGATTAAAGCTAAGCTAATTCAAATGACTAATATTTCTATATCATcctaattctctttttattttggtttgagccACGCTCAGTGATGCTGAGCAGCTGTTCCCGGCAGTACTCATGGGGAGCCATGAGATGACAAGGAGCGTGTGCAAGGTGAGCATCTAAACCTCTGTACTGTGTCTCAGGCCCTCTTTGGGGGTGGAAAAATTTAGGGCCCCACTAGgagtactcagaggtcactcctggcagtacggTGGTATCAGGGATCGACTGAACCCTGCTAGCCAgtgtccatgcaaggcaagtgcattcaGTTCTAGAAGGTACCTCTGCAGGTCCCACTTTCTGGCCACACTCAGAGATCCTCCCCACTTGGTGCCCAGAGgtcctcactcctggtggtgtttccaGTCCACCAAGCACATGCTCTGGCCCACTGAGCGGTCCTGCCCCTTTCTCTTAGCTCACATCAGTTCCTTTAAGATccaggactgggggctggagtgatagcacagcaggtagggcatttgccttgcactcggccgacccaggttcgattcccagcatcccatatggtcccctgagcaccgccaggaataattcctgagtgcatgagccaggagtaatccctgtgcactgccgggtgtgacccccccaaaaaaaaaagaaaagacccagGGCTGGGTTGACTACCTGTTGCAGCAGCTTCTGCAGCGCGGCGATGTTCTCCAGGGACAAGCAGAAGGCATCCTCATCCTCGCATACCACGTCGCGCTCAAAGCTCGTGTCAGGTGtgtgctccagctcctccatGCACAGTATGATCTGTCTCTTGATGCTAACAAACTCCTCCCGCCTCGAAACCTGTGGAGCACAGTGATCAGGGTGCCCCAGGACCAGAACCAGGGCACTTACCAAGTCCATGTGCGAGAACCTACCTTGGTTTCCCTCAGAGTCACTAGGTGTTGCCGGAACCGGTTCAGCTCCTCAAGGCTGGGGACTGCAGCACTGTCGATAGCGTAGTGAGGCAGGCAGAGCACATCACACAGCTCCTGCTCCTGATCCTGTAGGACTTTGAGTTCTTGCTTCcgctccttcttcttcttccgcATCAGTTCCACCTGAGTACGCAGATCCTTCTCGAGCTGCAGAATGGTTGTCTCCCCCTCTTCCTGCATGAGACAAAATTCACAGTGAGGGCTTCAGATACAAGGAGGCCTGGCTTAGAAGAAAAATAGCCTGGCTTAGTACCAACAGACCATGGCCCACTAATGAGGTGTCCAGGCACAGAAGAAATGTTCAGCCCTGCAAGGAAATGGTCAagaggcgggggctggagccaaaGGACAGCAGACACAGTGctttccttacacatggctgaccccggttcaatccagCCAAGAGTTACCCCGAGTGTAGAGGCAGAAGCCCTCAACAACACAAGTATAGGTTCCCTACCCTGCCAAAAATATTCAAGCCCCCAGAATCCTCATTCCTCAAGCACCAGTCTAGCAGCTCTGCTGTTTTTGAGCCTGACCATCCTGTGATCTGCAGCCCTCAGTGACTTCTGGCCCTAAAATGATGTGAAGGTCATGGCCAGAAGTGCGACCCTGGTGAGCACAAGCAAGACCTGGGCTGCCAATGAAGGGCGCTGCCCTGGTGAGAGAGCCCTGCACTAAGCCTGGCAGCCCCATTGAGCACCTGCCAGTCCCCTATGGCAGCACCAACTATGTCAAGCAAGGACAGGGTGACAGGAGACGTCTGGTGAGCAAAGACACCAGGATACGGCTCCCGGAGCTTGCAGAGCTGCTTCACAAAGCGAGCGGAAGGTTCAGGGGAGCCAACATCTTAACCCAAGAGAATCTCTCACTTCCTTCACTCATGACAGCAGGGAAGGGCATTCTCATATCCCAGAAGTGAGCTTGCATTTTTTCAGGAAAGCTGACACATCAGGTAAGGGAGACATGCCCGCAAGCCCAAGGTGCTGCTGGTACCTGGATGGGCTCCATGCCCAACTCGCTGCACAGGGCACTCAGCTCCTTCTGGCACACAGAGATGCTCTTGACCAGTCTGTCTTTCAGGCTCTCCTCTTCCGCGATCATCATGTCCAGCAGCCCCTGCAGAGAACGCCCTGTCACCCATCCGCCTCTATGCATGGTGCTAGGGCTGAaccctgggcatctgttatatCTATGTAGCCCCTGGAACCCTGTCATTCCAGACTCTTGCCCTTCCCCTTCTGTGTGGCAGGACAAAGGGGCCATACCCCTGGGGTGTATGGAGCCTGGAGTATCAGAGGCAGCAGCACCTGGGAGGAACCAAGCTTGACCAAGAGGGGCAGTGCCAGATTCAAGTTCTGATCTCCCCAGAGCCTACAGACCAGCTCCGCGTACCCACCTTGATGTGCTTCTTCACCACCTCAGTCCGCTGGAAGCGCTGCTCCTCAGGGATCCCGATCAGCTCCCAAATCTCGCGCAGGCGAGCGAGAGCCTCCTGGAGACACAAGATAGACTCCCCCGCCAGCACCTCACTGAAAGACAGAGATCATGAGGCTGTGAGGCTGAGCAGGACAGGCTGAGTGGGGGCTAAAACCTAAAAAATACACCTTACTGAGCCGGATCCCCAGCTACTCATAGGCTCCCTTGAgcctcaccaggggtgatctctgagctcaaagccaggagtaagccctcagcaccactgggtgtgaccctcaaaaacaaaatatcaaaaaaaaaaattaacttattaaATCCAGagctagttcaaagggctagtgtgTTGTTTTAAATTCAGAAAGCCAGAAAGCACAACTAGGGGTAACCCCCTTAGCACAGAACAACCCTTGAACCCCAAGCACCTCAGCTGGTCTCATCCCCCAACTCCCccagtaaatgccctaccagagAGATCAGGAAGATCTGATCATGCCTGGTTCTGCCCCAAGCACGAAGCAAGCAGGTATGATCCAAATAACAAATCAAACACCTCTAGCAATGATCTATATTATGagaccagagcgacagtacagcaaaaaaggcatttgccttgctcatagccgacctgggttcgatccccaacatcccagatggtcccctgagtaccaccagaagtaactcctgagtgcagagccagaagtaacccctgagtatcactgggtgtgacccaaaaaaaaaaaaaaaaaaagctctaaacTTCACTTGATACACCACCGCACTGCAAGCCCTCCATGGGCAGCACCAGGGCCAGGCACGTGGCGGGAAACTCCTGAAGCCTCTCTAGTCTCCTCACAGCGTGGGAAAGAGAAACAGGCATCCCCAGTCCCCCAGAGAATCCCAGAATCCCTCAGAGCTAAGAGTGCCCTAGCACAGCTTCCGCCTCCCCTGTGACCCAGCTGCCAGACCCTGGTGCTTCCCCAGGGCACCCACACAGTGCTCCTTTCTGATGTAATCCTCCACCTCCTCTACAGACCGTGAACTTGCAGGCAGGGTCCCCACATCTCCATCTCTGGACTACCAGACCCTTACAAACAGCGATGGCCTGGCACGCTGGCTGGGGCCAAGCATGCTTCAAACTTGAAGCTCCCCTCAGCTGCTCAGACGGCACAGTCCAGTGATCACAGCTCTTTTTTTTACCTTGGGGAAGCACCCAGTGATACCCAAGGTTTACTCcatgctctgtgcttagggatcacttctggcagggcttagggaatcatacaggaacccaggtcagctgcgtgaaagccAAGCGCCCTGCcagctgtcctatggctccagaccTTTCTCACTGTTCTAAACAATAGAAAGCTTGGCACACAGGCAAAGAACCCacacagatattttatttatttatttatttatttattgctttttgggtcacacccagcgatgcacaggggtcactcctggctcatgcactcaggaattactcctggcggtgctcaggggaccatatgggatgctggaattcgaacccgggttggccgcgtgcaaggctgtgctatcactccagcccacacacaaacATTTTCCCAAAGACATAAATGTGAACAAAAAACTCTCAACATCATAAACAACCAGAAAATGCAAACCAGATGCACAAAGAGATACTTCATAGCTACTAGCTTGGGTAGAAGAAAATAGTGAGAACCACAGGGACAAGGATGTGGAGAGACATAAACCACCGTGCCCCCATGGGGACAGGAGACTAGGGCAGCCTCTTGGAAGAGTCTGGCAGTGCCTTAGGAGGGGTTGGTGTTCCAAACAACCCAGCATTCCCACTCCTGGGCACATgccccaaagaaatgaaaacatgtccGCACAAATATCCACAGCAATGTCACTGCTAATGGCCAAGAAGTGGACACAAACCAATCAGCCAccaacaaagaaaagagaaattccaGTCAATCCTGAAAATAGTGTGCCGTACAGGAAGTCAGTCCCAAATAACAACCTACAGTGAGCTCCCATGCgggggacagacacagacacatgtgggGGGATGCTGAGTATGAAATCTATCAAGATTTTATACCTTATGTATGAGACTTATGTATAAGACTCATACCTTATGTACGAGTCACTTAAAAGGAATATGCAGAAGTGGCAAACAGACAAGAGAAGCGAGCAACTCAGAAGTGGGGCTGAAGGAGGGAGGTGGGAAAGACTAATTGCGGACAGAGCTTTTGAAGGCTGAAAAAGCCTGAAAATTAAATTCTGTAACAGCTGCACTACTCCGAATATGCTGTAGAATATTAGTCATTACCCTAATGACTAA
Protein-coding regions in this window:
- the PRC1 gene encoding protein regulator of cytokinesis 1 isoform X2 — encoded protein: MRRSEVLAGESILCLQEALARLREIWELIGIPEEQRFQRTEVVKKHIKGLLDMMIAEEESLKDRLVKSISVCQKELSALCSELGMEPIQEEGETTILQLEKDLRTQVELMRKKKKERKQELKVLQDQEQELCDVLCLPHYAIDSAAVPSLEELNRFRQHLVTLRETKVSRREEFVSIKRQIILCMEELEHTPDTSFERDVVCEDEDAFCLSLENIAALQKLLQQLETRKSQNEAACEGLRTQIRELWNRLQIPVEERDAMATVMTGSKSKVRKVLQSEVDRLEELKRQNIKKVIEAIRVELAQYWDKCFYSQEQRCAFAPYYEEDYTEGLLQLHDIEVVQLRNYYEVHKELFDGIKKWEDSWRLFLEFERKASDPSRFTNRGGNLLKEEKQRAKLQKTLPKLEEELKAQIEMWEKEHEREFVVKGKKFMEYVTEQWELHRLEKERAKQERQLKNKMQTETEMLYGSAPSKRRGLLPTTPGKVRKLNATTLSSAAANSPWPGVSGTVCHSPGSWFPPSGSKLLPPTCLGKKTPRTPRCGANKENLELNDILSGGYPKPAPLQRNFSLNSVASTYSEFAQELSKAASSDAASRILNSTTLTPGRP
- the PRC1 gene encoding protein regulator of cytokinesis 1 isoform X1; the encoded protein is MRRSEVLAGESILCLQEALARLREIWELIGIPEEQRFQRTEVVKKHIKGLLDMMIAEEESLKDRLVKSISVCQKELSALCSELGMEPIQEEGETTILQLEKDLRTQVELMRKKKKERKQELKVLQDQEQELCDVLCLPHYAIDSAAVPSLEELNRFRQHLVTLRETKVSRREEFVSIKRQIILCMEELEHTPDTSFERDVVCEDEDAFCLSLENIAALQKLLQQLETRKSQNEAACEGLRTQIRELWNRLQIPVEERDAMATVMTGSKSKVRKVLQSEVDRLEELKRQNIKKVIEAIRVELAQYWDKCFYSQEQRCAFAPYYEEDYTEGLLQLHDIEVVQLRNYYEVHKELFDGIKKWEDSWRLFLEFERKASDPSRFTNRGGNLLKEEKQRAKLQKTLPKLEEELKAQIEMWEKEHEREFVVKGKKFMEYVTEQWELHRLEKERAKQERQLKNKMQTETEMLYGSAPSKRRGLLPTTPGKVRKLNATTLSSAAANSPWPGVSGTVCHSPGSWFPPSGSKLLPPTCLGKKTPRTPRCGANKENLELNDILSGGYPKPAPLQRNFSLNSVASTYSEFAVIQTFLLPTVCRSLGSTQLGRLPGLQC